The stretch of DNA CTCCCTTTATATCAGTTCCTTATATCTAATTCCTTGAACAGAATTAATCACAAACGGCCTGCTCTTGCAGAGCTGCACTTTTGTGCAATTCTCTGTAATATCCTCGATTCCAGTCACAATGGAAAGTATTTCATCAGCATCCAGTAAGAAGTCCCATCCGGCCCTCAGCTGAATGGAGAACTGAAAGCTTGGCCAGTCACTTCTGCAGCAAAGAGGaaatagttttgctttttccGTCAGAAATAATCTATTAATTGTGAGATTTTCTGGGGTTCCTGCCGGATGACAAGTCATCCTCTGGAAACTGCAGTGCCACAGTGCCCTGATCTCAGTTTCCAGCTTTTCTGGCTGTGGGATATTCCTCACCACGCTCCTGGTGTTTGTTgtcccccagtgctgctctcttGCCCATGCTGcctcttttccctctgtttgTGCAACCACCAAGCCGAGCTCAGCTCATCCctggctcagggctgctctctccAGAAAAAATCCCAGCCAGGCTTTGGATAGCTCAGGATCTTGCTCCTGTGGTTGACCCAGAGAGCAATTCCTGGTTTCCTTCATCCTGTCTGTCCCACTCCCACTTCTCCCCCATGCACAAACCAAGCTGGCCCTGGTGAGGCAGGAGAGGTGCCAGAATTCCAGGGGTGGCTGAGGGCAGAGGTGTGGGGAAATCTCAGTGGGACATGTGGGGTTTACAGGCAGAGAGGGtcatgaaaacacaaaaaactcTTCCACTGGCTGGCCCTGAACTTGGGATTCCTCTGCACACAGAGGGTGCTTTGAGCTCTAGAGAAACCTCTCAGTGTCTCTGCAATCAGCAGggcagaaaaacagaataaactCACGCAGGTCTGCATTACTCTGGGGAATTGAGTCCCTGCCTTCTGCCTTTGTGTTTCCAGGGACATGTGACAAGCAGGAGCCTTTACAGCAGGTGAATTTTCCAAGTCTTCCTGAACCATCACAGATGGAGACCCTGGTTATTGGTAAATCCAAaggatttattaatttatttattccttttgtgAAAAGTGATTATTATATGGCTCTACGCAGGtatttactatatgtattatgttaTATTGATTAGAagtgctgtattaacattttaagagtatggtaaatgtagttttgtagttACAATGGAGCTTTTGTAGTTCAGATAGAAACTATGTACATGGGAAGAAAGGAATGAGGTACTTGCATCAAGACAGCAGCCGCAAGACacctaaatcttccagagaaaaagaatttatgaCTCCCTTatcaaaaaaaattaacttcttcCTGCCTCGCTCAGCCCTGAAGACGCCACAGGATTAAGAAGAAGACATTGACACTGATCAGAcagaatttatgcatcatgtatgagatatatgaatatgcaacaaacaattgcttttaagggttaattTTTTGTCCACAAGGCATGCCTTTCGTGGCTTAGTGCCTGAGAGCATCCAGATGTCCgtaattctttgttttgttgtccTTTATGGTCCTAACTCTGATTGTCTAAATTCTTActgctctaatttttattactgtttttataCTATTAAACgtaaaaaagttttaaaacaaatgatTGACGCTTTTCACACTTTGTGCTCCATGCACAGAGTGGCTGAAacagaaagagctgaaaattGGGGGTTGGAGAAAGAGCTGGAACAGCTGGACCTGTCCTTCCACCACCCCAAGGCTAGatcagccctgcccagctcctcctgagcagctccaggagatgATTTGCACccattccctgtgctgctcacacCAGGCAGGACCTGGTGGCTGGGGAAGCTTTGCTGGACAAGAAGTGGAGGTGGGAGCACAGGCAGTGCCATGGCTCAGCATTTTGGGCAGTTGGACTTTTCCCTTGAATCAGTCAGGAATTACTCACACCCGAGGCAGGGTCAGCAGCAAGGCCAGGGGAAGCTGGGGTTTGCATGGTAACTGCAAACCCTCTGTGGCAGCAtcaggaaaaggctggaaaaagcgaaaaaaaaatggaggaaggAGTGATTTTGGCAGCTCACTCTGTCTGGGTGTGCAGCAGAGTTTGGGAATTGCCCTCTGGAATTGCAAATGCTGCCCTTTTTCAGTCACTCTCCAGTTTCCTGGAGATTTTATCTGCAGTGAGCTGATCCCAGTGGGTACCAGAAGGAtcctctcttccctctgcctccaACCCTTAACGCTGTGTCCTGCCACGGGAGCCTCTGCTTTTTGGGGCTAAACCAAGAGAGATTAAATCAGATTAAATGATCCTGCTTGGGAAGAAGTGGGCAAGCAGTTATTGCACAACTTGAGCGTTGAGAGGCTGCAGGCAAAATGAAACCCTTAGAGAGGTGTAAATtcagccaggggacagggagggtgGCAGGGCAGGCTGCTGGCCTGGGTCAGGGCACCCGAGTCCAGGCCCTGCACCTGCACCTGCAGGGACTCGGTGTCTCTGCACCCTTTCCAGTAAGGAAATTGCTCTTTTGACCAACCACCAGCAAAAAGGGACAAATGTGAGACCCACAGTGACTTCTAGCTCAACACAACCTCATTCCTTCATGATTTTCCCTGTCCAAGCAGGAGCTGGTGTTATCAGTGAGGATGAACGTGTGTGCAGAGTTGTGGACCTCACTCCAGATCCCCGTGGTGGAGCAGGCTGAGAAGTGGCATTTGTGGCAAACCCAAGGAGAAGTTGGCATCTGTCTCCTGGCAGGGCttttctgccagcagcagtggctggggaTGTCCATGCCAgggcacccccagagctgctgcagagccctgacACAGTTTGGGAGCACCAGGCACCCAAGGAGCATCTCGGAGGCTGCAGCCTCGTGGCCGGTGCTTCCCCTTCCGCAGTTCCCTCGCCTTTTCCAGCTCAGCAAAACTGGTGATCTGTCAGTTTCTTAAGTAATGCTCACGCTTTCCTTCTCTGAAACCCTGCACCCGCCCCTCGGACGGGGATAAAAGGGGAGCACGGCCCCAGGGCCACAGAGAGAgtcctgcagcctccccagctccagctccagctcctgctcctctcacagagctctcacccacagcaccaTGAAGGTCCTGGCAGCCACCCTGGTcactctgctcctcctggccaCCCACTCCCCAGCTGAAGGTCACCTCGGTGAGTCCAGCATTGCTTTGTCACCCCTGGGGAGTCCCAGCCATGTCGAGGTGGCTGTGGGGAGGGTTGGGGGGGGTCTGTGTCACACTGGGGGACGCAGGTTTGGAGCTGGGGGTTGCATGGAGGGGGCTCTACCAGGGGATGTGGAAATccctggagggggcagaggctgtgctgggctctcacCAGGGCCATGTGTGTGTCCCCTGCCCTCACAGATGGTGTCCCCAGCATCTGCTGCTTCAGCTACCAGAAGCACCCCATCCCTGTGCGCCGCGTCAGCTCCGTCTTCgtcaccagcagctcctgcaccaaCCCAGGCGTGATGTGAGtacccagcagtgccagcccagggtGCCAGGggggacctggggacacacGTGGGACACTcggggtgctgctggtgggactcaggtcctgctgccccagcccagcagctcaaGGCAGGTTTTGTCCCGGCAGCGTGGTCACCCAGAAGAAGAAGCAGCTGTGTGCAGATCCACGGGCAGCGTGGGTGCAGGAGCTCCAGAAGCACTTCCAGAGCCTGGAAAACTGAGCCTTCCCTGCTGACAGCCACAATCCCACTCCTGCACAGCTTCCAGCCTCGGGCACAACAGAGAGGATTTGACCCCATGCCATCTTCAatggggaaaattattttatttaacttaTTTAAGTTAAattaaatgttgtttttctaaggataaaaattatttaaactatGTCAGAATAATACactaaaataaagataatttcaATCATATCTACGTGTCTGTTAATGAAGGGTCAGTTTTGATGCCTCCTTGCACCAAGGTGGGAGAAGGGACCACGGGGACCCCTGGGTTTGCTGTTCCCCAGCCTGGGTCCAGCTCTGGTGCCACCCAGTTTGTCCCCACAGGTGACACCTGTgtctcagctggggctgccagTGGTGTCTCTTGTTTGGGGAATGTCCTGGAAGTACCTGTGGTGCCACAGGAGAGCTGGGGTATGATTTTCTATGGGATGGAATATCCTTTGGTCAGCTTGGATCACCTGCCCTGACTCTGCCccctcacagcagctcctgagtcCTTGATGAAGGAAAACACCGCTTAGGAACAGCTAAAacatcaacattattctcatgcTGAATCCATCAGCaaagagctaaaaaaaataacaaaattgaGCTGCAGATCCTTCCTCAGCTCCGTTGTCCCACACCACTGGTGACACCAGCAGCCAATTTGTCACCCAGCAAACAGGGCACCCACCCAGGAcacaggacatggggacagcagacCCAAATTTCGGTGCCACCCAACTCTTCATCTACAGGCACATTGATATAATGGAAACTACTTTTGTTTGAACTTATTATCCTGACATATTTGAAATACCACACCTAAGAGCTGCCTTTTGTAAGTTCAGAGATATTTGTGCAGAAGGAAATGCAGTAGATTTCACTCATCTGGGCTTCAGGAAGACACTTGAATTAAGGCCAGATAGTAAATCAAGAGCAAAGGCAGGGAAGATGTGACTGGCATATGAAAAGTAAATTTGGTCAAGAGCTGCCTGAAAGGGGTATGGTAATTGCTTCAGCTGAAAGGGGCTGTGTCACACTCACAGGGGCTTACCCACACAGTTCCTTGAGTTTCTGCCTCAAAAAATATCCTGCTTGACATTTGCATTAAAGACCTTGGCACACAAAGCAGGAGAAGACAGAGGAAATGTGCTGATGAGGCAAAACGAGATGGGATCATCAATCTGGAGCAGGCCAGGACATCACACAAAAGGATTCAAATGACCTTGAGGGGTGGAGGAGGgatccaaggcagcagtgcagagtAGGATCCTGCTGGTGGGGACAGGGATAACAGGAACAGCCACTCCAgtttgggagctgggaatggctggggcagggaaaaGCCCATGGCACACATCATAGGATTGATGTCATCATGAAAAGAGTTAAATGAaaaggtttgggttgaaaaATGAGAGACTGATCCATGTGAGGGCACCAGAGGTTGGAAGGAGGTGCGGGGGGCACTGCTGGTGTGAGGACAGGCTGCAAACCAACAGAGAGGAAATCAGGTTTGCACAGGGACATTGTAAGGATCTCACGCAGGTTTCTGACCCAAGATAAAAACAAGCACTGCCCCCATAGACACCAGCCccactgatgcctcaggtttgagcttttctatttttcacattctgtgctgctttagtgtctgggtctgggcttcatatcaggggatggtgagctctcttcacagaacagggagacaaaacaattcctgctccagctgggcaccaaggacaaatgatccaaagctcaggcccaagagcacaaacagcatgggctggagagagaaaaacaagcaggatgggactgcatgggctggagctggaatgggacaatgaactgcaaggtgcaaatg from Vidua macroura isolate BioBank_ID:100142 chromosome 20, ASM2450914v1, whole genome shotgun sequence encodes:
- the LOC128817374 gene encoding C-C motif chemokine 22-like, whose amino-acid sequence is MKVLAATLVTLLLLATHSPAEGHLDGVPSICCFSYQKHPIPVRRVSSVFVTSSSCTNPGVIVVTQKKKQLCADPRAAWVQELQKHFQSLEN